The genomic interval ACTTTTGTTTTTAATGGAAATTTGTGTATAGCATTTATGCCTTATCAACCCATCTCATAACATGAGAAACCGCATTTTGCCAACCACTATAATAAGTTTCCCGCTCATGCTCCGATATTTGTGGTTTAAAACAAGCGTCTCCTTGCCATTTATTTTTCAATTCTTCTGTATCTTTCCAAACGCCAATCGCTAATCCGGCAAAATATGCAGCACCTAATGCAGTTGTTTCTCTAATCCGAGATCGCTTAATAGGAACGCCTAAAATATCCGATTGAAATTGTACCAGCAGATTATTATTACTCGCGCCGCCATCCACTTTTAAATCCTCAATTTTCATTTTCGTATCCGATTCGATCGCCTCCACGACGTCGCGTACCTGATAGGCCATCGCAACCAGCGCAGCTCTAACAATATGTGATTTTGTCGTATCATTTTTCAGACCGATCATCATTCCGCTAGTTTGCATATCCCAATAAGGCGCACTGAGCCCGCGAAACGCCGGCACGAAATATACCCCGCCAGTATCCCCCACTTTTTTAGCCAGCCACTCTGATTCTGCCAGAGTATCCAAAATTCCTAACCCGCTTTTCAACCATTGAATTGCCGCCCCAGCAACGAAAACACTGCCTTCAAGTGCATATGTAATTTCGTTCTTCAACCCCCAAGCAATTGTTGTAATTAACCCATTATTGGATTGATAAAATTTGCTTCCCGTATTCATGAGGAAAAAAGAACCTTCTCCATAAGTATTTTTCGCCATACCCGGATCAAAACACCCCTGTCCAAATAAATCTGCCTGCTGATTACCGGCATCTCCCGCAATCGGTGTCTTCATACCAAAAACCGCTGGATCGGTATATCCATAGACCTCGCTTGAAGAACAAACTTTAGGCAGCATACACTGCGGGATTTTTAAATACCGTAATAGATCCTCGTCCCACTTTAATTCACGCAAATTGTAAAGTAACGTTCTTGATGCATTAGAATAATCTGTCGCAAAAATTTTTCCTCCACTAAGCTTCCACATAATCCACGTATCCACTGTTCCAAAAAGCAGCTTTCCATCTTCTGCACGCTGCTTTGCACCTGTTACATGATCCAAAATCCAACGTATTTTACTACCGGAAAAATACGAATTGATAATCAGCGACGTTTTTTGCCTAAACTCCTCTTCCAATCCCATGCTTCGCAAGTTACAGCAAATATCCTCCGTCTGTCGCGACTGCCAGCTGATGGCATTATAAATCGGTCTTCCCGTAAACCTGTCCCATATCACAGTCGTCTCTCGCTGATTTGTTATTCCGATTGCTACAATGTCTTCTTTTTTTATTCCCGATTTTTCAATTGCCTCCTGCACCACCAGCAGTTGGGTACTCCAAATCTCCTCGGCATCTTGCTCCACCCAGCCGGGCTGGGGGTGGAGTGACACAATCTCTTTTTGCGCTACTGACACAATATTTGAGTCGTTATCAAAAATAACGGCTCGGTTTTTCATCGTGCCTGCATCCAAAGCCAATACATACCCTTTTTTCATGCCAAAATCTCCCTCATCATGACTGAAAAATTCTCTGTTTTATTCCAAGTCTGGGGTACCAAAAATAAGATGAATATAACGATTCATCTTATTTTTCATTCTACTTATACTCTTATGGAATATTATACCATGTCATGAATGATAATATCAAAACAAATGAGAAATAAAATTTAAACTTTCTATTTTTTATCTATTCGATTGCTTAAACCATATGCTAGATTAAGCACTTCTATCGGGTGCACTGCCCGAACTCCAGTTGCATGCTCTATCTGAACCCGACATGTTCCACAGTCGGAAATCACGCGATCCGCTACTGACGCCTTAATACGATGAAAAAGTTCCCTGCCCACGTCCATTGATATCTCATATTTATCTGCCTTAAATCCATAATTTCCCGAGATTCCACAACAGCCCGCATCCGCATTTTCAACGTTACTATGTGGAATAAGTGACAACAATTCAAGTGCCGGTGCCCCAATCCCTTGCACACGTAAATGGCACGGTGCATGATAAATATAGTGCTCAGTTAATTTATTAAAATTTTGATTCAAACGATTTTTATCATATAAATCCAATAAAAATTCACACGCGTCATAAATTAATGCCGCGTTTCTATCGACATCCGGCAAATCAAACAACTCCGCATATTCTTGTTTAAGCATCAAAGAACAGCTTGTGCAGCAAGTCAGAATCGGATAATTTTTATCTGCCCATTTACGAAGAATTGCAGTATTTTTAGACGCCTTTTTTTTCGCTTCCTCTAAGTAACCTGTAACAACTAAAGGTGAACCACAGCAAACAAATTCTTCATCAACAATAACTTCATAATGATTCTGCTGCATAACTCGTACGAGTGCAAGACCGACTTCCGGATTGTTCTCATTAACGAAGCATCCTGGGAAAAATACCACTTTATCGGCATACGCAACCTGCTCTATTTCCCGAAATTGATGAAGAAATGATTTTTTTGCATAGCTGGGCATAGGACGCTCCGATGCAATTCCCACCATTTTAAACATCCCTGATTTCCGTCCGATTTCTGCTCCTAAATTCGCAAAAAAAGCCCCCAACGGCAGTCTTCGTGCCATTTTTATCATCAGCTCACTATGCGCCAAAATATAATCTCTTAAAGAATGCCTGTGCGTTTTATAATATTCACCACGCTGCAACATATTTAAAGTCGATATGGCCACCCCAGAGGGGCAGGAAATATCACAATTCTTGCAATTTGAGCAAAACTCAAGCGATGCTTCATCATCCTCTTCTGCAAAATGCATTCTGCTTTGCGCGGGGCCAACAAGTTTGGGCCCCTTGAATTTCCGAGTTGCAGCAGTTACTGGGCAGGCAATCATACAGGATGTACAAGCAGTACAATAGTCTGCAGTCCCCTTAGGATTTTCTTCTAATGTGCTCATGATGCGCCTCCTATATTGACATTGCTGCCTGATAAGCAGATACTAATGCCACACCATTTCCTGATTGCTCAAAACAAAAATCATATCCACCAAGATTCCGTCCGACAACGAAAACATTTTTAAACAAGCAGTTTTCCTGTGCATCTAATGGACGCATCTGCTGATCTGTAGATATTCCAACCAATGCAAAAGGCTGCTTTTGTGAAGAAAAAATCTTCTCATTTGCCCATTGATCTGCAGCCCCATCAAACTGAACTGGAATATCAAAAATAGCTTCTTCTATTTCTCCAAAGTTCTCCATCTTCAAACCACCGCCATAAAAACCACCGGTTGCCAAAATAAAATGATCTGCCGCATAACTTTTTTCTCTACTTGTACTCTTTGCTTTAACAGCTATACAAACAGCTTCTTTCATCTGCGCACGCATGACCTTGCAGTTTTCAATAATATCGACATGATGTTTCTTTAAATACCTCAGCAGCATGCTTCGCATTCTCATACCATTTACCGATGGCGGCAAGCCGGTACATTCGACAACTTCACATTGCAACTCTTCTTGTAAACGTTCCCAAATCTCATAGACTGGACGTACGCCTAAAACCTGCGGTAAAACGATAACGCAATCAGAACTTGCCACCTTACGCAACTGCTGTATAAACGTTTCGTAACCTTCTTTCGTATGCAGCCAACGAGCAATATCAAGGCTTGTTAAATCTCTACCGTCCTCCAAATCAGTAAAAATCATAATCGATTTAAACTGATTTTCTTCTCCCAGCGTCTTTTGTAGATTCTCCTGCATCATATCGATATAATGATCTTTTAAGCCAGTAAATCCAACCAAAACAATGGTCTTCCGTTTTAAGCATACATTCCCCTGCATACTGCGCGGTACAAGACAAGATGGTTTCATGGTTCCCAAAGCAGTTACCACCCATTGATGCTCTGAAAGACTACCACAATAAGGATATTTTTCCGCCTTGCACAGTGTCAAAAAAAACGCGATCGCTTCTTCTATCACCTTTATTCCAACTCTTTTATATGGATGTTGTTCTGGCAACGCTGTAATTCCCTCTGCTGGAGAAGCACAAACCAGCTCATCAATTGGATTTGCCAAAATATCAATTAAGCCGCTATTTAAAGGAAATGAACCCGAACCATAGGTCAACAAAGTTACTTTTTTACCCCGCTTCGCACTGACTGCTGCTGCCATCAAGCCGGCAAATCCACCACCAATCACAATTACATCAGACTTTCTCATTGCGGAGTTCCTCCCTTCACATTGAATCCGACGCCGTATATTCCTCTCGTTATCTCTATTTCTCGCAATGCATTTCCCCAAAGAATAGGTCGAATCCCTTTCCAACGTGCTTGTAAAAAATCCTCTAACTGCTGCAGAGAGTTTTGTTTTCCTGAAATTTTCTCAAAACGTGATAGGACCCCAACACTACGCATCGCACAAAAAATCCCTTGACAAGTTCCCATTCCCATTCTTGTTTTCCGCCGAATATCACTCACTGTATAACTAGTTCCTTCTTGCATGACTTCTTCAATTTCTGCTAATGTTACATTCTCACATTCACAAATCAACTGACGCTCTTGTGGATTTCCTTCTAGCCGCTTCACTACACGTTGAAAGCGTTCTTCTCCCAATCGATTTGCAGCCAGCGCAGTTCCGTAGGCGGGAAAGTACTTTTTCGCCTTGCGTTTCAACTGCTCTGATACATCCTGAATTAAAGGTTCCTGCGCAGTACGGCATACTGCAGATATTTGTAATTTCTCACAAACCAGATCCGTTAATCTTTCTGCCATAAGACGATAAGTCGTAAATTTTCCGCCTGTAATCGTAATCATTCCATATAATCCATCTTCTGCATGGTCTAAAATAACAAAACCTCTCGAAGCACCGCGTCCCTTACCGCCTGACGAACTATATAGAGGTCTGGAACCGGCAAATACTCTCAAAACACGATATTTACGCAAGTTTTCAAAAGTTTTTTCACCAATTTGCAACAAACTTTCTATTTCTCTAAAAGATGAACTCGTATCTTCAGGGTTCTCTACTGCCATAGAAGTTGTGCCCAAAATTGTGATGGAGCCATGCGGGACAAATATATCTCCGTCGGCAGGTACATGCAATCGATTTACGATCCGACTCGTAATTCTTTGGTTAAATGCAATTAATGTTCCCTTATCGGGTTGTACACGCACATCAAGCCCAGCGAGTGCAGCAATTTTTCCAGACCACGGGCCCGCTGCATTGACTACAAATTCACAATAAATAAAATAAGTTCTCCCTGTAAACTGCTCCAGAACTTCAACGCCGGTTACTTTACCATTTTCTGAAAAAATTTTTATAACCTCTGTATAAGTTTTAATACGTCCACCATACCGCCTCGCAGAATCTATGTTTTGCCACGCCATGCGAAAACCATCAATTGCAGCATCAGGCACTCTGTATGCCGACACAATTTTATGTGATAAATTCGGCTCCAACTGGCAAGCCTCTTGCGGTGAAATTGCAACTGCATCTATTCCACTATTCCTGCATCCTTCCACCCACTTTTTTTCAAATTCCACATCATCCTCCGGTAAACGGACAAATAAACCTTCTGTTGCCTCCACACAGGACTTTCCAATCTTTCGTAAAATCTCATTTTCTTCTATGCATTCTCTAGCCGCTTCCTGATCCTTTACAGCGTAACGTGCTCCACTATGCAAAAGTCCATGATAGCGGGAACTGGTTCCATTGACCATATCCAGCTTCTCTAAAAGTAATACATCGACGCCACGCATAGCTAAATCACGCAATATTCCAACGCCGGTTGCTCCACCGCCGATAACAATTACCGTCGCTCTCTCCATGATTACATCCCCTTTATTCACCTTATAAGCGAGCAGAAAGGATCCTCTTGTGAAATTATCCAAGAGAATCCTCCCAGCATGATCTGTTCATGCCTTACAATCAAAATTATTCGGCTTCTTCCCAATGCATGGAATGTTTCACTGCACGCTGCCATCCACGATAAAGTTTATCCGCTTTTTCTTTTTCCATTTCTGGCGTAAAACAATTATCTAGCATCCACTTCTTACTTAATTCGGAATAATCTTTCCAAACTCCAACCGCCAGACCCGCAAGATAAGCTGCGCCTAATGCAGTAGTCTCAATCACCTTTGGACGTTCTACCGGAACACCTAAAATATCGGACTGAAACTGCATTAATAAATTATTTGCACAAGCGCCGCCATCTACTTTCAAGGCTTTAAGCTTGATCCCGGCGTCTTCTTCCATCGCATTTAAAACATCCCGCGTCTGGTACGCCATAGAATCTAACGTAGCTCTGACAATATGTGCTTTTTTTGTACCGCGTGTCAACCCAATAATCGTACCGCGTGCCTGCATATCCCAATAAGGCGCACCAAGTCCCACAAAAGCAGGTACTACATAAACACCGCCCGTATCAGGAACTTTCTTCGCAATCCATTCCGAATCAGAAGCAGCCTCAATCATATGCAGACCATCTCTGAGCCATTGAACAGAAGATCCCGCGATAAAGATACTTCCCTCCAGCGCGTAATTAATTTTTCCATCAATCCCCCATGCAATCGTTGTAACTAATCCATTCTCTGAGGGATGCATTTTTTCGCCTGTATTCATTAACATAAAACAGCCTGTTCCATACGTGTTCTTTGCCATACCAGACTCAAAGCAATTCTGCCCAAACAGCGCAGCCTGCTGATCTCCTGCTACTCCTGCCAATGGTACGTTAGCACCAAATATCCCCGGATCTGTATATCCATAAATTTCACTGGAATTTCTTACTTCTGGCAGCATGTTAGCTGGTATTTCAAGATATCCTAAAAGCGCTTCATCCCATTTCAATTCTTTTATGTTATATAATAAAGTCCTCGATGCATTAGAATAATCTGTCACATGAATCTTTCCACCGCTCAATTTCCAAAGAAGCCATGTATCAATTGTGCCAAAAAGCAATTCTCCATTTTCCGCTTTTTCTCTGGCACCTTCAATATGATCAAGAATCCATCTGATTTTCGTGCCAGAAAAATAGGCGTCAATGACCAATCCGGTTTTTTCTTTAAATTCTTTTTCTAATCCGTTTTTCTTTAATTCATTACTAATTCCAGCAGTTTGTCTGGATTGCCAGACAATTGCATTATAAATAGGTCTTCCTGTCGCCCGTTCCCAGATAACCGTCGTTTCCCGTTGATTGGTGATTCCAATCGCAGCAATATCACTTTCTAATATGCCAGCCCGCTCAACCGCTTCTTTGGCTACAGTAATCTGCGTACTCCAAATTTCCTCAGCATCGTGTTCAACCCAGCCCGGCTTTGGAAAAATTTGTGTAAATTCTCGTTGTGCCATGGCTATAATATTTGACTCATGATCAAAAATAATCGCACGATTACTGGTAGTTCCGGCATCCAGTGCCATCACATATTTGGTTGCCATTTCGCTTCACTCCCCATTCCATTTTATAGATTTTAAAGATAATATTCTCAATGTTTAGAATATTAAGAATTTATGTAGATTAAAATTTATATAATTGCAAATATTTTGGCTATCCATACTGCCGCTACAGCACCAGCCATCGGTGCAACAATGGGAACCCAAGAATAACTCCAATCAGAATCACCTTTGCCGGAAATCGGTAAAATTGCATGTGCAATACGCGGTCCAAGGTCACGAACTGGATTTACAGCATATCCTGTAGGCCCGCAAAACGACAACCCCACTGCCCAGACTGCTAATCCAGCCATATACGTACCCATTCCTGGAATAAATCCATTGGTCCCGGAAACGAATTTATTGCCAAAAGATATGAAAATAAGGAACAGCAGCATACTGGCAAGAAATTCACAAAGCGCATTTGCACCATAATTCCGGATCGCAGGAATCGTACAAAAAACCCCCAACTTTGTAGCCTTATCTTCCGTAGCCTCCCAATGTGGCAAATAAGCAAGCCAAACAATCGTTGCGCCAACAATTCCGCCGAGAAGCTGTGCAATCATAATTTGAATTGCGACGGATAATGAATATGTTCCCATCAATAATTTGTAGAAAGTTACTGCTGTATTCAAGTCTCCTGTATTTCCGACGGCAAGCCCGCAACTGATTCCCATAACCACTGCCATTCCCCATCCTGTATAAACAACAATGGGTCCACCACCAAGACCTTTTGATTTTTTTAAAGATACATTGGCCACAACTCCACAACCAAAGGCTAATAGTACTGCAGTTCCGATAAATTCTCCTAATAAGACTCCATCCATTTTTCATGCCCCCCTATTCAGTTTAATGAATTTTCATAAACATAGGTCATACACACAGATTTTTAATATTCAGAATATTCAGCGGTTTAAATCTCTTTTACTTCACACTCCTTTTTCAGAAATTCATCACCTGAAACTTCTCAGCTTCCTTCACCGACATTTTGATTTTAAAAACTAAATATTGTATTTAATATAAATATTATCATAATATTTCGTACTGTCAATACGTAATTTCGTAAAATATTTTATATTATTATGTTTTTTCGTTTTGTCATTTACTTACTTTAAAATATATCTTATGATATAATATAAATGTTTTATTTTATAAATTAACCACTTTTCCTTCACACAACATCAGATAAAATCGGCTGTAGCAGCGATAAGTATTTTATCTGTCTGCATATAAAATTTGCTAAGTTATCTGTATACGCGTGAACTAAAATGTTAGAGCGTATCAGAACTTAGAATAAGAAGGTGTATACTATTTTGACTCGAGAGGATTATATTAAATCGCTTATAAAATCGCATGGTTATAATTTAAAAGAATTTGCCACGCAAATTAACATGCCCTACACAACTTTATTATCTATTTTAAACGGATCCATTGGCGGTGCGGCTGTGGATAATGTATTAAAAATCTGCCAT from Massilibacillus massiliensis carries:
- a CDS encoding anaerobic glycerol-3-phosphate dehydrogenase subunit C, which encodes MSTLEENPKGTADYCTACTSCMIACPVTAATRKFKGPKLVGPAQSRMHFAEEDDEASLEFCSNCKNCDISCPSGVAISTLNMLQRGEYYKTHRHSLRDYILAHSELMIKMARRLPLGAFFANLGAEIGRKSGMFKMVGIASERPMPSYAKKSFLHQFREIEQVAYADKVVFFPGCFVNENNPEVGLALVRVMQQNHYEVIVDEEFVCCGSPLVVTGYLEEAKKKASKNTAILRKWADKNYPILTCCTSCSLMLKQEYAELFDLPDVDRNAALIYDACEFLLDLYDKNRLNQNFNKLTEHYIYHAPCHLRVQGIGAPALELLSLIPHSNVENADAGCCGISGNYGFKADKYEISMDVGRELFHRIKASVADRVISDCGTCRVQIEHATGVRAVHPIEVLNLAYGLSNRIDKK
- the glpA gene encoding anaerobic glycerol-3-phosphate dehydrogenase subunit GlpA, translated to MERATVIVIGGGATGVGILRDLAMRGVDVLLLEKLDMVNGTSSRYHGLLHSGARYAVKDQEAARECIEENEILRKIGKSCVEATEGLFVRLPEDDVEFEKKWVEGCRNSGIDAVAISPQEACQLEPNLSHKIVSAYRVPDAAIDGFRMAWQNIDSARRYGGRIKTYTEVIKIFSENGKVTGVEVLEQFTGRTYFIYCEFVVNAAGPWSGKIAALAGLDVRVQPDKGTLIAFNQRITSRIVNRLHVPADGDIFVPHGSITILGTTSMAVENPEDTSSSFREIESLLQIGEKTFENLRKYRVLRVFAGSRPLYSSSGGKGRGASRGFVILDHAEDGLYGMITITGGKFTTYRLMAERLTDLVCEKLQISAVCRTAQEPLIQDVSEQLKRKAKKYFPAYGTALAANRLGEERFQRVVKRLEGNPQERQLICECENVTLAEIEEVMQEGTSYTVSDIRRKTRMGMGTCQGIFCAMRSVGVLSRFEKISGKQNSLQQLEDFLQARWKGIRPILWGNALREIEITRGIYGVGFNVKGGTPQ
- the glpK gene encoding glycerol kinase GlpK, coding for MATKYVMALDAGTTSNRAIIFDHESNIIAMAQREFTQIFPKPGWVEHDAEEIWSTQITVAKEAVERAGILESDIAAIGITNQRETTVIWERATGRPIYNAIVWQSRQTAGISNELKKNGLEKEFKEKTGLVIDAYFSGTKIRWILDHIEGAREKAENGELLFGTIDTWLLWKLSGGKIHVTDYSNASRTLLYNIKELKWDEALLGYLEIPANMLPEVRNSSEIYGYTDPGIFGANVPLAGVAGDQQAALFGQNCFESGMAKNTYGTGCFMLMNTGEKMHPSENGLVTTIAWGIDGKINYALEGSIFIAGSSVQWLRDGLHMIEAASDSEWIAKKVPDTGGVYVVPAFVGLGAPYWDMQARGTIIGLTRGTKKAHIVRATLDSMAYQTRDVLNAMEEDAGIKLKALKVDGGACANNLLMQFQSDILGVPVERPKVIETTALGAAYLAGLAVGVWKDYSELSKKWMLDNCFTPEMEKEKADKLYRGWQRAVKHSMHWEEAE
- the glpB gene encoding anaerobic glycerol-3-phosphate dehydrogenase subunit GlpB encodes the protein MRKSDVIVIGGGFAGLMAAAVSAKRGKKVTLLTYGSGSFPLNSGLIDILANPIDELVCASPAEGITALPEQHPYKRVGIKVIEEAIAFFLTLCKAEKYPYCGSLSEHQWVVTALGTMKPSCLVPRSMQGNVCLKRKTIVLVGFTGLKDHYIDMMQENLQKTLGEENQFKSIMIFTDLEDGRDLTSLDIARWLHTKEGYETFIQQLRKVASSDCVIVLPQVLGVRPVYEIWERLQEELQCEVVECTGLPPSVNGMRMRSMLLRYLKKHHVDIIENCKVMRAQMKEAVCIAVKAKSTSREKSYAADHFILATGGFYGGGLKMENFGEIEEAIFDIPVQFDGAADQWANEKIFSSQKQPFALVGISTDQQMRPLDAQENCLFKNVFVVGRNLGGYDFCFEQSGNGVALVSAYQAAMSI
- the glpK gene encoding glycerol kinase GlpK, giving the protein MKKGYVLALDAGTMKNRAVIFDNDSNIVSVAQKEIVSLHPQPGWVEQDAEEIWSTQLLVVQEAIEKSGIKKEDIVAIGITNQRETTVIWDRFTGRPIYNAISWQSRQTEDICCNLRSMGLEEEFRQKTSLIINSYFSGSKIRWILDHVTGAKQRAEDGKLLFGTVDTWIMWKLSGGKIFATDYSNASRTLLYNLRELKWDEDLLRYLKIPQCMLPKVCSSSEVYGYTDPAVFGMKTPIAGDAGNQQADLFGQGCFDPGMAKNTYGEGSFFLMNTGSKFYQSNNGLITTIAWGLKNEITYALEGSVFVAGAAIQWLKSGLGILDTLAESEWLAKKVGDTGGVYFVPAFRGLSAPYWDMQTSGMMIGLKNDTTKSHIVRAALVAMAYQVRDVVEAIESDTKMKIEDLKVDGGASNNNLLVQFQSDILGVPIKRSRIRETTALGAAYFAGLAIGVWKDTEELKNKWQGDACFKPQISEHERETYYSGWQNAVSHVMRWVDKA
- a CDS encoding MIP/aquaporin family protein; protein product: MDGVLLGEFIGTAVLLAFGCGVVANVSLKKSKGLGGGPIVVYTGWGMAVVMGISCGLAVGNTGDLNTAVTFYKLLMGTYSLSVAIQIMIAQLLGGIVGATIVWLAYLPHWEATEDKATKLGVFCTIPAIRNYGANALCEFLASMLLFLIFISFGNKFVSGTNGFIPGMGTYMAGLAVWAVGLSFCGPTGYAVNPVRDLGPRIAHAILPISGKGDSDWSYSWVPIVAPMAGAVAAVWIAKIFAII